The following coding sequences are from one Schizosaccharomyces osmophilus chromosome 1, complete sequence window:
- the ste13 gene encoding ATP-dependent RNA helicase Ste13/Dhh1, with the protein MTENLIQKFENTTLNEQDWKAQLQANNIDKRPKTEDVTKTRGTEFEDYYLKRELLMGIFEAGFERPSPIQEESIPIALSGRDILARAKNGTGKTAAFVIPSLEKADTKKNKIQTLILVPTRELALQTSQVCKNLGKHMNAKVMVTTGGTTLRDDILRLNDPVHIVVGTPGRVLDLAGKGVANFSECMTFVMDEADKLLSPEFTPIIEQLLSYFPKNRQISLYSATFPLIVKAFMDKHLNKPYEINLMDELTLRGITQYYAFVDESQKVHCLNTLFSKLQINQSIIFCNSTNRVELLAKKITELGYSCFYSHAKMLQSHRNRVFHNFRNGVCRNLVCSDLLTRGIDIQAVNVVVNFDFPKNAETYLHRIGRSGRFGHRGLAISFISWADRFNLYRIENELGTEIQPIPSSIDPSLYVFPNGNYQVPRPLTGTAEQTLAAHQARGQEFNNNRNNYRDNYRNHSGRGNGGGYRGGYGARRNPRYGGPNPKSLS; encoded by the exons ATGACTGAAAACttaattcaaaaatttgagAATACCACCTTAAACGAACAGGATTGGAAAGCTCAATTACAGGCCAATAATATCGACAAAAGGCCCAAGACCGAG GATGTGACGAAAACTAGAGGTACCGAATTTGAAGATTATTATTTAAAGCG TGAGCTTTTAATGGGTATTTTCGAAGCAGGCTTCGAACGCCCTTCCCCTattcaagaagaatccaTCCCTATTGCCCTTAGTGGGCGTGATATTCTTGCTAGAGCCAAGAATGGTACTGGTAAAACAGCTGCCTTCGTTATTCcctctttggaaaaagctgataccaaaaaaaacaagattcAAACTTTAATTCTTGTTCCTACTCGTGAGTTGGCTCTCCAAACTTCTCAGGTTTGCAAAAATTTGGGCAAGCATATGAATGCCAAGGTTATGGTTACTACTGGTGGTACGACTCTCAGAGATGATATTTTACGTTTGAACGACCCTGTCCATATTGTCGTTGGCACTCCTGGCCGTGTACTTGATTTAGCCGGAAAAGGAGTAGCCAACTTCAGTGAATGTATGACCTTTGTAATGGATGAAGCCGACAAATTATTGAGCCCTGAATTTACCCCTATTATTGAGCAGCTACTATCTTACTTCCCTAAAAACCGtcaaatttctttatacAGTGCCACCTTCCCCTTGATAGTTAAAGCCTTCATGGACAAGCATCTCAACAAGCCTTATGAAATTAATTTGATGGATGAACTTACTTTGCGAGGTATTACTCAGTATTATGCGTTTGTCGATGAAAGCCAGAAGGTACATTGCCTTAATACCTTGTTCTCCAAGCTCCAAATTAATCAATCCATTATCTTTTGCAACTCTACCAACCGTGTTGAGTTGCTCGCTAAAAAAATAACCGAGTTGGGTTATTCTTGCTTCTACTCTCATGCTAAAATGCTTCAATCCCACCGCAACCGAGTTTTCCATAATTTCAGAAATGGTGTTTGTAGAAACTTGGTTTGCTCTGATTTGTTGACCCGTGGTATTGATATTCAAGCTGTAAATGTTGTTGtcaattttgattttcccAAGAATGCCGAGACCTATCTTCACCGTATTGGCCGTTCTGGTCGTTTTGGACACCGTGGTCTTGCTATCAGTTTTATTTCTTGGGCTGATCGTTTCAACTTGTACCGCATTGAAAATGAGCTTGGAACTGAGATTCAACCTATTCCATCTAGCATTGATCCTTCTTTGTATGTGTTCCCCAATGGCAATTACCAAGTTCCTCGTCCTTTAACTGGCACTGCTGAACAAACCCTCGCTGCTCATCAAGCTAGAGGCCAAGAATTCAATAATAACCGCAACAATTATCGCGACAACTATCGCAATCATTCTGGACGCGGCAATGGCGGTGGCTATCGTGGTGGTTATGGTGCCAGACGTAACCCTAGATATGGTGGTCCCAACCCGAAGTCTTTATCATAA
- the utp22 gene encoding small-subunit processome, UTP-C complex subunit Utp22 — MSASKRELSEPSNNSTEQNESIKVTNDSNDTSKNGMQSTNDSAHRKRFKPGVEREDLENLTLSKTSAFDLQAIELVREVSVSNKHSKAALSLVEKLKKVLKDVPESEESNFWQACKKLEKSGSVKVPLHKPFPAEDTNIKVKSSSPLSISPGILSCSGKHFSTPNGWVYDLLVEMPQTLFTPKDFLNNRYFHKRQYYLACLAKEIVQKVGSDVELKYIALHGDARRPILQIKPVNEDSSARRRFSIHIIPCLASFFPTSKLLAHKNCLRNLLAEEESFPTPFYNASVLEDQSMLYYRDLVKKYSVNPQFVEACGLGSVWLNMRGFCSSMHQYGFGLQEWCIMLALLMSASGLPTGSVLSAYLNATQLFKGVLQILSSDSLSNSLHKVNYDTSPLTIVDHSSPTFIDCSTALNLLYKMNQTYLDYLKASSLHSLKLLNENEIANFPKVFLTRVNVPILEYDLSGTIPVQLKANFDNYTELTDLDSKFSYYMSQLWHILQQGLNDRVNRLVLFQSEVISSGVKDSLENNYPSKVSFGILLNPEVSLRLVDIGPSLEDAESTTKFREFWGEKAELRKFKDGRIAESVYWESSTPSERSQIPMQILKYVLNRHISNQCGDMVKFHNEEFQLFSHAKLSPNVDTYNDYVPVTEAYNEAVKTLHNLSDIPLSISEVLPADEALRYSCSRVPGYDTFATTPINIVFQFESSSRWPDELEGIQRAKIAFLLKLAELMEESENVEKAAVGLENTDYPALNCCFLQVLYANGFTFRYRIRNDREAALWKTLLKNPVTKQKGQEGLYIYDHMFKFIPQHTLAIQAICQEHRSYSMAVRLAKHWFYSHLLTNHVSDEVIELLIGSVYVNSNAWQVTASGETALCRMLHFLANWDWRFEPLVIDFRQRLPINIQSQATEKLESLRKQDVSMNRNPFYIVVDYDLESKHVGWKTPTKMIANRITVLARAAVSELMKPVTDFKSLFSSSMDAYHFVIELHAAHIPTYRENAKLKYKNLKALSTERPGFSPVSAFIEEIENAFNDSIYLFYNKDDPKTIGGIFNPAIMNPRHFKININYPFKVVEEDLVVVDTAAVCQQIQQVGGDLIKSLRLQIQ, encoded by the exons ATGAGTGCTTCAAAGAGAGAGTTGAGTGAGCCATCTAATAATTCAACTGAG CAGAATGAATCCATAAAGGTGACCAACGATAGTAACGACACTTCAAAAAATGGCATGCAAAGTACTAATGACTCTGCTCATCGAAAACGCTTTAAGCCAGGTGTAGAACGGgaagatttggaaaatcttACTCTTTCGAAAACGAGTGCTTTTGACCTCCAAGCTATTGAACTGGTAAGAGAAGTTTCTGTCAGCAATAAGCATTCGAAAGCAGctctttctcttgttgaaaagttaaagaaagttttaaaagatGTCCCAGAATCAGAGGAGTCCAACTTTTGGCAAGCATGCAAAAAGTTAGAGAAGTCTGGTAGTGTCAAAGTGCCACTACACAAGCCTTTTCCTGCCGAAGACACGAACATTAAAGTGAAGTCTTCAAGTCCATTATCTATTTCTCCTGGTATTCTGTCTTGCAGTGGAAAGCATTTTTCAACTCCGAATGGTTGGGTGTATGATCTGCTGGTTGAGATGCCTCAGACACTATTCACACCgaaagattttttaaataatcGCTATTTTCATAAGCGTCAATACTATCTAGCATGTTTGGCTAAAGAGATCGTCCAAAAAGTGGGCAGTGATGTTGAGCTTAAGTACATCGCTCTACATGGGGATGCGCGACGACCCattttacaaataaaacCAGTAAATGAAGATTCGTCGGCACGTAGAAGATTTTCAATTCACATAATACCTTGTCttgcttccttttttccgACATCTAAGTTGCTGGCCCATAAAAATTGTTTAAGAAATCTTTTGGCCGAGGAGGAATCGTTTCCTACTCCGTTTTATAATGCTTCAGTTTTGGAGGATCAATCTATGTTATATTATCGAGATTTGGTCAAAAAATACAGTGTTAACCCTCAATTTGTAGAGGCTTGCGGATTGGGTAGTGTGTGGTTGAACATGAGAGGCTTCTGCTCAAGCATGCATCAGTATGGTTTTGGCCTTCAAGAATGGTGCATAATGCTTGCTCTTCTTATGAGTGCATCCGGACTTCCCACAGGCAGCGTTTTGTCTGCGTACTTGAACGCTACTCAGCTGTTTAAGGGTGTTTTGCAAATTCTTTCCTCGGATAGTCTATCAAATTCATTACACAAGGTAAATTATGACACATCTCCTTTGACTATTGTTGACCACTCTTCACCTACGTTTATTGATTGTTCTACCGCTCTAAACTTACTTTATAAAATGAACCAAACATATCTTGATTACTTAAAGGCCTCATCATTGCATTCattgaaacttttgaatGAGAACGAAATTGCCAATTTCCCTAAGGTTTTTCTTACCCGAGTAAATGTTCCTATCCTTGAATATGATCTTTCTGGTACCATTCCTGTGCAATTAAAAGCAAATTTTGACAATTACACCGAATTGACGGATTTGGATTCCAAATTTTCTTACTATATGTCACAGCTTTGGCATATATTGCAACAGGGTTTAAATGACCGAGTGAATAGGCTTGTTTTATTCCAGTCGGAGGTTATTTCATCCGGGGTAAAGGATTCGTTAGAAAACAATTATCCAAGTAAAGTTTCATTTGGAATTTTGTTAAATCCAGAAGTTTCTTTACGGTTGGTGGATATTGGTCCATCTCTAGAAGACGCTGAATCTACTACGAAGTTTCGCGAATTCTGGGGAGAAAAGGCTGAACTAAGAAAGTTTAAGGATGGTAGAATTGCTGAAAGTGTATATTGGGAATCTTCAACACCTAGTGAGCGTTCTCAAATTCCTATGCAGATTCTGAAATATGTTTTGAATCGTCACATATCAAACCAATGCGGTGATATGGTGAAGTTCCATAATGAAGAGTTTCAACTCTTTAGTCATGCTAAATTGTCGCCAAATGTTGATACATACAATGATTATGTGCCGGTAACGGAAGCTTATAATGAAGCAGTTAAGACACTTCACAATTTATCCGATATCCCTCTTAGTATATCAGAAGTCCTCCCTGCAGATGAAGCATTAAGATATAGTTGTAGTCGTGTTCCTGGCTATGACACCTTTGCGACTACACCTATAAACATCGTTTTCCAGTTTGAATCCTCTTCTCGTTGGCCAGATGAATTAGAGGGCATTCAAAGAGCAAAAATTGCGTTTTTGCTAAAATTGGCTGAattgatggaagaatcgGAAAATGTTGAAAAGGCAGCTGTAGGACTCGAGAATACGGATTATCCCGCTTTAAATTGCTGTTTTCTACAAGTGTTATATGCTAATGGATTCACATTTCGTTATAGAATTCGAAATGATAGAGAAGCCGCTTTGTGGAAAAcacttttaaaaaatcctGTAACAAAACAGAAAGGACAAGAAGGTCTGTACATATATGACCATATGTTTAAATTCATACCTCAACATACCCTTGCTATTCAGGCTATTTGTCAAGAACACCGGAGTTATTCTATGGCCGTTCGCCTTGCCAAGCATTGGTTTTATAGTCATCTGCTTACCAATCACGTAAGCGACGAAGTGATTGAACTTTTAATAGGAAGTGTCTATGTAAACTCCAACGCTTGGCAGGTTACTGCCAGTGGAGAAACAGCCTTGTGTAGAATGTTGCATTTCTTGGCCAACTGGGATTGGCGTTTTGAACCGCTGGTAATCGATTTCCGTCAAAGATTACCCATAAACATACAGTCACAAGCAACTGAGAAGCTAGAAAGTTTGCGAAAACAGGATGTGTCCATGAATCGAAATCCGTTTTATATCGTCGTGGATTATGATTTAGAAAGCAAGCATGTTGGGTGGAAAACACCAACTAAGATGATTGCCAATCGGATTACTGTATTGGCTAGGGCAGCTGTATCTGAATTGATGAAACCAGTTACAGATTTCAAG TCTTTGTTCAGTAGCTCAATGGACGCATATCATTTTGTGATCGAATTACATGCAGCTCATATCCCTACATACCGTGAAAACGCAAAACTCAAGTATAAGAACTTGAAGGCTTTGTCCACTGAGAGGCCTGGATTCTCCCCAGTCAGCGcttttattgaagaaatagaaaatgcTTTCAATGATTCAATCTATTTGTTTTACAACAAAGATGACCCGAAGACAATTGGTGGTATATTTAATCCCGCCATTATGAATCCCCGTCATTTTAAAATTAATATAAACTATCCATTTAAGGTTGTTGAAGAGGATTTAGTGGTTGTGGACACGGCCGCCGTGTGTCAACAAATCCAGCAGGTCGGTGGTGATTTGATCAAGTCTCTTCGCTTGCAAATTCAATAG